One region of Nycticebus coucang isolate mNycCou1 chromosome 10, mNycCou1.pri, whole genome shotgun sequence genomic DNA includes:
- the NFKBID gene encoding NF-kappa-B inhibitor delta isoform X4: MSQNERSHCSTQTVKKLLEERRRRQQQPDTGGVQGQFSSPLSQPLTPSVNEADPGHPHFPAHQETVGSGFGTLASPMGFSDWDPNTHTAYTDSPYSYPASAAEGFPTPDFYSPSDPGRLCPLPLGMEEAPDTQLYTDPPLSQAGSWRVSGLPSGPPQLPSAVTGPSLDAARAHMLALGPQQLLAQDEEGDTLLHLFVARGLRWAAYAAAEVLQVYGHLDIREHKGKTPLLVAAAANQPLIVQDLLSLGAEPNATDHQGRSVLHVAATYGLPGVLSAVFNSGIQVDLEVRDFEGLTPLHTAILALNVAMRPPDFSSRMLSTQAQDRLTCVKMLLYMGADHTSQEIKSNKTVLHLAVQAANPTVVQLLLELPRGDLRAFVNMKAHGNTALHMAAALPPGPPQEAIVRRLLAAGADPTLRNLENEQPVHLLRSGPGPEGLRQLLKRSRVAPSGLSS; encoded by the exons A TGAGTCAGAATGAGCGCAGCCACTGCTCGACACAGACGGTGAAGAAGCTCCTGGAAGAACGGAGGCGCCGCCAGCAGCAGCCTGACACGGGTGGGGTGCAG GGGCAGTTCTCGTCTCCCTTATCCCAGCCCCTGACTCCATCTGTGAATGAGGCTGATCCTG GCCATCCTCACTTCCCAGCACACCAGGAGACTGTGGGTTCTGGATTTGGCACCTTGGCCTCCCCTATGGGCTTTTCAGACTGGGACCCCAACACGCATACTGCCTACACAGACAGTCCCTACTCTTACCCTGCTTCTGCTGCTGAAGGTTTCCCGACTCCTGACTTCTACTCACCCTCGGACCCAGGGCGGCTGTGTCCATTACCCCTGGGGATGGAG GAGGCCCCGGACACTCAGCTCTATACAGACCCTCCCCTGTCACAAGCTGGATCCTGGAGAGTTTCTGGGCTCCCCTCAGGACCTCCACAGTTGCCCTCTGCAGTCACTGGGCCATCTCTGGATGCAGCCCGAGCTCACATGCTGGCTTTGGGACCACAACAGCTGCTGGCCCAGGATGAGGAGGGGGACAC GCTCCTGCACCTGTTTGTGGCTCGGGGTCTGCGCTGGGCAGCATATGCTGCGGCTGAGGTGCTCCAGGTGTATGGACATCTGGACATTCGTGAGCATAAAGGCAAG ACCCCTCTCCTGGTGGCTGCTGCTGCCAATCAGCCCCTGATTGTGCAGGATCTTCTGAGCCTGGGAGCAGAACCCAATGCCACTGACCATCAGGGACGTTCTGTCTTGCATGTGGCTGCTACCTACGGGCTCCCGGGAGTCCTCTCG GCTGTATTTAACTCAGGGATTCAGGTTGACCTTGAAGTCAGAGACTTTGAGG GCCTCACCCCACTCCACACAGCTATCCTGGCTCTCAACGTTGCTATGCGTCCGCCTGACTTCTCTTCTCGGATGCTGAGTACTCAAGCCCAAGATAGGCTGACTTGTGTCAAGATGTTACTGTACATGGGTGCCGATCACACTAGCCAG GAGATCAAGAGCAACAAGACAGTCCTGCACTTGGCTGTGCAGGCTGCCAATCCTACCGTGGTTCAGCTGCTGCTGGAGCTGCCACGAGGAGACCTGCGGGCCTTTGTCAACATGAAG GCCCATGGGAACACAGCCCTCCACATGGCGGCTGCCCTGCCCCCTGGGCCACCCCAGGAGGCCATCGTGAGACGCCTGTTGGCAGCCGGGGCAGACCCAACACTGCGCAACCTGGAGAATGAGCAGCCCGTGCACCTGCTGCGGTCTGGGCCGGGCCCCGAGGGG CTCCGGCAGCTATTGAAGAGGAGCCGTGTGGCACCATCAGGCCTGTCCTCTTAG
- the HCST gene encoding hematopoietic cell signal transducer isoform X1 yields MVTPGHILLLLLLPVATAQTTPGSCSGCGPLSLPLLAGLVAADAVISLLIVGAVFLCARPRSRPTQEDSKVYINMPGRG; encoded by the exons ATGGTCACTCCAGGCCACATTCTGCTCCTACTTTTGCTCCCAG TGGCTACAGCTCAGACGACCCCAG GTTCCTGTTCTGGATGTGGGCCCCTATCCTTGCCGCTCCTGGCAGGCCTGGTGGCGGCTGATGCAGTCATATCACTGCTTATTGTAGGGGCAGTGTTCCTGTGTGCTCGCCCACGAAGCAGGCCCACCCAAG aagaTAGCAAAGTCTACATCAACATGCCTGGCAGGGGCTGA
- the NFKBID gene encoding NF-kappa-B inhibitor delta isoform X1, with protein MSSAFPPHPSVSQNERSHCSTQTVKKLLEERRRRQQQPDTGGVQGQFSSPLSQPLTPSVNEADPGHPHFPAHQETVGSGFGTLASPMGFSDWDPNTHTAYTDSPYSYPASAAEGFPTPDFYSPSDPGRLCPLPLGMEEAPDTQLYTDPPLSQAGSWRVSGLPSGPPQLPSAVTGPSLDAARAHMLALGPQQLLAQDEEGDTLLHLFVARGLRWAAYAAAEVLQVYGHLDIREHKGKTPLLVAAAANQPLIVQDLLSLGAEPNATDHQGRSVLHVAATYGLPGVLSAVFNSGIQVDLEVRDFEGLTPLHTAILALNVAMRPPDFSSRMLSTQAQDRLTCVKMLLYMGADHTSQEIKSNKTVLHLAVQAANPTVVQLLLELPRGDLRAFVNMKAHGNTALHMAAALPPGPPQEAIVRRLLAAGADPTLRNLENEQPVHLLRSGPGPEGLRQLLKRSRVAPSGLSS; from the exons ATGTCTTCCGCCTTTCCTCCCCACCCTTCAGTGAGTCAGAATGAGCGCAGCCACTGCTCGACACAGACGGTGAAGAAGCTCCTGGAAGAACGGAGGCGCCGCCAGCAGCAGCCTGACACGGGTGGGGTGCAG GGGCAGTTCTCGTCTCCCTTATCCCAGCCCCTGACTCCATCTGTGAATGAGGCTGATCCTG GCCATCCTCACTTCCCAGCACACCAGGAGACTGTGGGTTCTGGATTTGGCACCTTGGCCTCCCCTATGGGCTTTTCAGACTGGGACCCCAACACGCATACTGCCTACACAGACAGTCCCTACTCTTACCCTGCTTCTGCTGCTGAAGGTTTCCCGACTCCTGACTTCTACTCACCCTCGGACCCAGGGCGGCTGTGTCCATTACCCCTGGGGATGGAG GAGGCCCCGGACACTCAGCTCTATACAGACCCTCCCCTGTCACAAGCTGGATCCTGGAGAGTTTCTGGGCTCCCCTCAGGACCTCCACAGTTGCCCTCTGCAGTCACTGGGCCATCTCTGGATGCAGCCCGAGCTCACATGCTGGCTTTGGGACCACAACAGCTGCTGGCCCAGGATGAGGAGGGGGACAC GCTCCTGCACCTGTTTGTGGCTCGGGGTCTGCGCTGGGCAGCATATGCTGCGGCTGAGGTGCTCCAGGTGTATGGACATCTGGACATTCGTGAGCATAAAGGCAAG ACCCCTCTCCTGGTGGCTGCTGCTGCCAATCAGCCCCTGATTGTGCAGGATCTTCTGAGCCTGGGAGCAGAACCCAATGCCACTGACCATCAGGGACGTTCTGTCTTGCATGTGGCTGCTACCTACGGGCTCCCGGGAGTCCTCTCG GCTGTATTTAACTCAGGGATTCAGGTTGACCTTGAAGTCAGAGACTTTGAGG GCCTCACCCCACTCCACACAGCTATCCTGGCTCTCAACGTTGCTATGCGTCCGCCTGACTTCTCTTCTCGGATGCTGAGTACTCAAGCCCAAGATAGGCTGACTTGTGTCAAGATGTTACTGTACATGGGTGCCGATCACACTAGCCAG GAGATCAAGAGCAACAAGACAGTCCTGCACTTGGCTGTGCAGGCTGCCAATCCTACCGTGGTTCAGCTGCTGCTGGAGCTGCCACGAGGAGACCTGCGGGCCTTTGTCAACATGAAG GCCCATGGGAACACAGCCCTCCACATGGCGGCTGCCCTGCCCCCTGGGCCACCCCAGGAGGCCATCGTGAGACGCCTGTTGGCAGCCGGGGCAGACCCAACACTGCGCAACCTGGAGAATGAGCAGCCCGTGCACCTGCTGCGGTCTGGGCCGGGCCCCGAGGGG CTCCGGCAGCTATTGAAGAGGAGCCGTGTGGCACCATCAGGCCTGTCCTCTTAG
- the NFKBID gene encoding NF-kappa-B inhibitor delta isoform X2, with protein sequence MSSAFPPHPSVSQNERSHCSTQTVKKLLEERRRRQQQPDTGGVQGQFSSPLSQPLTPSVNEADPGFPTPDFYSPSDPGRLCPLPLGMEEAPDTQLYTDPPLSQAGSWRVSGLPSGPPQLPSAVTGPSLDAARAHMLALGPQQLLAQDEEGDTLLHLFVARGLRWAAYAAAEVLQVYGHLDIREHKGKTPLLVAAAANQPLIVQDLLSLGAEPNATDHQGRSVLHVAATYGLPGVLSAVFNSGIQVDLEVRDFEGLTPLHTAILALNVAMRPPDFSSRMLSTQAQDRLTCVKMLLYMGADHTSQEIKSNKTVLHLAVQAANPTVVQLLLELPRGDLRAFVNMKAHGNTALHMAAALPPGPPQEAIVRRLLAAGADPTLRNLENEQPVHLLRSGPGPEGLRQLLKRSRVAPSGLSS encoded by the exons ATGTCTTCCGCCTTTCCTCCCCACCCTTCAGTGAGTCAGAATGAGCGCAGCCACTGCTCGACACAGACGGTGAAGAAGCTCCTGGAAGAACGGAGGCGCCGCCAGCAGCAGCCTGACACGGGTGGGGTGCAG GGGCAGTTCTCGTCTCCCTTATCCCAGCCCCTGACTCCATCTGTGAATGAGGCTGATCCTG GTTTCCCGACTCCTGACTTCTACTCACCCTCGGACCCAGGGCGGCTGTGTCCATTACCCCTGGGGATGGAG GAGGCCCCGGACACTCAGCTCTATACAGACCCTCCCCTGTCACAAGCTGGATCCTGGAGAGTTTCTGGGCTCCCCTCAGGACCTCCACAGTTGCCCTCTGCAGTCACTGGGCCATCTCTGGATGCAGCCCGAGCTCACATGCTGGCTTTGGGACCACAACAGCTGCTGGCCCAGGATGAGGAGGGGGACAC GCTCCTGCACCTGTTTGTGGCTCGGGGTCTGCGCTGGGCAGCATATGCTGCGGCTGAGGTGCTCCAGGTGTATGGACATCTGGACATTCGTGAGCATAAAGGCAAG ACCCCTCTCCTGGTGGCTGCTGCTGCCAATCAGCCCCTGATTGTGCAGGATCTTCTGAGCCTGGGAGCAGAACCCAATGCCACTGACCATCAGGGACGTTCTGTCTTGCATGTGGCTGCTACCTACGGGCTCCCGGGAGTCCTCTCG GCTGTATTTAACTCAGGGATTCAGGTTGACCTTGAAGTCAGAGACTTTGAGG GCCTCACCCCACTCCACACAGCTATCCTGGCTCTCAACGTTGCTATGCGTCCGCCTGACTTCTCTTCTCGGATGCTGAGTACTCAAGCCCAAGATAGGCTGACTTGTGTCAAGATGTTACTGTACATGGGTGCCGATCACACTAGCCAG GAGATCAAGAGCAACAAGACAGTCCTGCACTTGGCTGTGCAGGCTGCCAATCCTACCGTGGTTCAGCTGCTGCTGGAGCTGCCACGAGGAGACCTGCGGGCCTTTGTCAACATGAAG GCCCATGGGAACACAGCCCTCCACATGGCGGCTGCCCTGCCCCCTGGGCCACCCCAGGAGGCCATCGTGAGACGCCTGTTGGCAGCCGGGGCAGACCCAACACTGCGCAACCTGGAGAATGAGCAGCCCGTGCACCTGCTGCGGTCTGGGCCGGGCCCCGAGGGG CTCCGGCAGCTATTGAAGAGGAGCCGTGTGGCACCATCAGGCCTGTCCTCTTAG
- the TYROBP gene encoding TYRO protein tyrosine kinase-binding protein: MGGPEPSSRLLILPLLLTVGGLSPVQAQSECNCAAMSPGVLAGIVLGDLVLTLLIALAVYSLGRLVPRGRGAVETMTRKQRITETESPYQELQGQRSDVYSDLNTQRQYYK; this comes from the exons ATGGGGGGGCCTGAACCCTCCAGCAGGCTCCTGATTCTGCCTCTCCTTCTGACTGTGGGTG GTCTCAGTCCTGTCCAGGCCCAGAGCG AATGCAACTGTGCGGCCATGAGCCCTGGTGTGCTGGCGGGGATCGTGCTGGGGGACCTGGTGCTCACCCTGCTCATCGCCCTGGCTGTGTACTCGCTGGGCCGCCTGGTGCCTCGGGGCCGAGGGGCTGTGGAGA CAATGACCCGGAAACAGCGTATCACTGAGACCGAGTCCCCTTACCAG GAGCTCCAGGGTCAGAGGTCAGATGTCTACAGTGACCTCAACACACAGAGGCAATATTACAAATGA
- the NFKBID gene encoding NF-kappa-B inhibitor delta isoform X5: MGFSDWDPNTHTAYTDSPYSYPASAAEGFPTPDFYSPSDPGRLCPLPLGMEEAPDTQLYTDPPLSQAGSWRVSGLPSGPPQLPSAVTGPSLDAARAHMLALGPQQLLAQDEEGDTLLHLFVARGLRWAAYAAAEVLQVYGHLDIREHKGKTPLLVAAAANQPLIVQDLLSLGAEPNATDHQGRSVLHVAATYGLPGVLSAVFNSGIQVDLEVRDFEGLTPLHTAILALNVAMRPPDFSSRMLSTQAQDRLTCVKMLLYMGADHTSQEIKSNKTVLHLAVQAANPTVVQLLLELPRGDLRAFVNMKAHGNTALHMAAALPPGPPQEAIVRRLLAAGADPTLRNLENEQPVHLLRSGPGPEGLRQLLKRSRVAPSGLSS, from the exons ATGGGCTTTTCAGACTGGGACCCCAACACGCATACTGCCTACACAGACAGTCCCTACTCTTACCCTGCTTCTGCTGCTGAAGGTTTCCCGACTCCTGACTTCTACTCACCCTCGGACCCAGGGCGGCTGTGTCCATTACCCCTGGGGATGGAG GAGGCCCCGGACACTCAGCTCTATACAGACCCTCCCCTGTCACAAGCTGGATCCTGGAGAGTTTCTGGGCTCCCCTCAGGACCTCCACAGTTGCCCTCTGCAGTCACTGGGCCATCTCTGGATGCAGCCCGAGCTCACATGCTGGCTTTGGGACCACAACAGCTGCTGGCCCAGGATGAGGAGGGGGACAC GCTCCTGCACCTGTTTGTGGCTCGGGGTCTGCGCTGGGCAGCATATGCTGCGGCTGAGGTGCTCCAGGTGTATGGACATCTGGACATTCGTGAGCATAAAGGCAAG ACCCCTCTCCTGGTGGCTGCTGCTGCCAATCAGCCCCTGATTGTGCAGGATCTTCTGAGCCTGGGAGCAGAACCCAATGCCACTGACCATCAGGGACGTTCTGTCTTGCATGTGGCTGCTACCTACGGGCTCCCGGGAGTCCTCTCG GCTGTATTTAACTCAGGGATTCAGGTTGACCTTGAAGTCAGAGACTTTGAGG GCCTCACCCCACTCCACACAGCTATCCTGGCTCTCAACGTTGCTATGCGTCCGCCTGACTTCTCTTCTCGGATGCTGAGTACTCAAGCCCAAGATAGGCTGACTTGTGTCAAGATGTTACTGTACATGGGTGCCGATCACACTAGCCAG GAGATCAAGAGCAACAAGACAGTCCTGCACTTGGCTGTGCAGGCTGCCAATCCTACCGTGGTTCAGCTGCTGCTGGAGCTGCCACGAGGAGACCTGCGGGCCTTTGTCAACATGAAG GCCCATGGGAACACAGCCCTCCACATGGCGGCTGCCCTGCCCCCTGGGCCACCCCAGGAGGCCATCGTGAGACGCCTGTTGGCAGCCGGGGCAGACCCAACACTGCGCAACCTGGAGAATGAGCAGCCCGTGCACCTGCTGCGGTCTGGGCCGGGCCCCGAGGGG CTCCGGCAGCTATTGAAGAGGAGCCGTGTGGCACCATCAGGCCTGTCCTCTTAG
- the HCST gene encoding hematopoietic cell signal transducer isoform X2 — translation MVTPGHILLLLLLPVATAQTTPGSCSGCGPLSLPLLAGLVAADAVISLLIVGAVFLCARPRSRPTQDSKVYINMPGRG, via the exons ATGGTCACTCCAGGCCACATTCTGCTCCTACTTTTGCTCCCAG TGGCTACAGCTCAGACGACCCCAG GTTCCTGTTCTGGATGTGGGCCCCTATCCTTGCCGCTCCTGGCAGGCCTGGTGGCGGCTGATGCAGTCATATCACTGCTTATTGTAGGGGCAGTGTTCCTGTGTGCTCGCCCACGAAGCAGGCCCACCCAAG aTAGCAAAGTCTACATCAACATGCCTGGCAGGGGCTGA
- the NFKBID gene encoding NF-kappa-B inhibitor delta isoform X3 encodes MRLILEAPDTQLYTDPPLSQAGSWRVSGLPSGPPQLPSAVTGPSLDAARAHMLALGPQQLLAQDEEGDTLLHLFVARGLRWAAYAAAEVLQVYGHLDIREHKGKTPLLVAAAANQPLIVQDLLSLGAEPNATDHQGRSVLHVAATYGLPGVLSAVFNSGIQVDLEVRDFEGLTPLHTAILALNVAMRPPDFSSRMLSTQAQDRLTCVKMLLYMGADHTSQEIKSNKTVLHLAVQAANPTVVQLLLELPRGDLRAFVNMKAHGNTALHMAAALPPGPPQEAIVRRLLAAGADPTLRNLENEQPVHLLRSGPGPEGLRQLLKRSRVAPSGLSS; translated from the exons ATGAGGCTGATCCTG GAGGCCCCGGACACTCAGCTCTATACAGACCCTCCCCTGTCACAAGCTGGATCCTGGAGAGTTTCTGGGCTCCCCTCAGGACCTCCACAGTTGCCCTCTGCAGTCACTGGGCCATCTCTGGATGCAGCCCGAGCTCACATGCTGGCTTTGGGACCACAACAGCTGCTGGCCCAGGATGAGGAGGGGGACAC GCTCCTGCACCTGTTTGTGGCTCGGGGTCTGCGCTGGGCAGCATATGCTGCGGCTGAGGTGCTCCAGGTGTATGGACATCTGGACATTCGTGAGCATAAAGGCAAG ACCCCTCTCCTGGTGGCTGCTGCTGCCAATCAGCCCCTGATTGTGCAGGATCTTCTGAGCCTGGGAGCAGAACCCAATGCCACTGACCATCAGGGACGTTCTGTCTTGCATGTGGCTGCTACCTACGGGCTCCCGGGAGTCCTCTCG GCTGTATTTAACTCAGGGATTCAGGTTGACCTTGAAGTCAGAGACTTTGAGG GCCTCACCCCACTCCACACAGCTATCCTGGCTCTCAACGTTGCTATGCGTCCGCCTGACTTCTCTTCTCGGATGCTGAGTACTCAAGCCCAAGATAGGCTGACTTGTGTCAAGATGTTACTGTACATGGGTGCCGATCACACTAGCCAG GAGATCAAGAGCAACAAGACAGTCCTGCACTTGGCTGTGCAGGCTGCCAATCCTACCGTGGTTCAGCTGCTGCTGGAGCTGCCACGAGGAGACCTGCGGGCCTTTGTCAACATGAAG GCCCATGGGAACACAGCCCTCCACATGGCGGCTGCCCTGCCCCCTGGGCCACCCCAGGAGGCCATCGTGAGACGCCTGTTGGCAGCCGGGGCAGACCCAACACTGCGCAACCTGGAGAATGAGCAGCCCGTGCACCTGCTGCGGTCTGGGCCGGGCCCCGAGGGG CTCCGGCAGCTATTGAAGAGGAGCCGTGTGGCACCATCAGGCCTGTCCTCTTAG